A section of the Amblyomma americanum isolate KBUSLIRL-KWMA chromosome 2, ASM5285725v1, whole genome shotgun sequence genome encodes:
- the LOC144120108 gene encoding uncharacterized protein LOC144120108, producing MKPLPGFAGRSDEDVDEWLTNYERVSRYNGWDATVRLAIVVFFLEATALIWFDNHEDSLTTWERFIEEIKKCFGDGSAKKKRAEQTLLQRAKLPGETCTMYIEEIVKLCRLVNPRMSEEDKVGHLLKGIAEDVYNFLISKDSLKSTADVIKHCRAFEALKLRRIVPNFGRLANVTSIASVDVAAPVSVADMIRQIAREELLRYQDPVRRDDAQEDGCALQAEPATPSTSWVPAGVSQNFADQKPREVQSAYQSVGRRRAYTGDLARQQPRDDYNQRSDHAWQASYVDRWRPPPVCYRCGTTGHIPRYCRRRGPMQPDHRLWPNTSLNSDADVQHPTPTSSWGRYRAALLRNTSPASDRSLTPPPSRQRRSPSPRRHSPPSGK from the exons ATGAAGCCAT tacctgGATTTGCTGGAAGGTCCGATGAAGACGTCGACGAGTGGTTGACTAATTACGAGCGGGTGAGTCGCTataacggctgggatgccacagTGAGGCTAGCCATCGTCGTATTCTTTTTGGAAGCGACAGCGCTGATTTGGTTTGATAACCATGAAGACTCTCTTACCACGTGGGAACGTTTTATAGAAGAGATAAAGAAATGTTTTGGTGACGGCTCTGCCAAAAAGAAACGCGCCGAACAGACGTTGCTTCAACGGGCCAAATTACCTGGTGAGACTTGCACCATGTACATTGAAGAAATCGTAAAGTTGTGCAGGCTAGTGAACCCGCGGATGTCTGAAGAAGATAAGGTCGGACATTTACTTAAAGGAATTGCTGAAGATGTATACAACTTCCTTATTAGCAAAGACAGCTTGAAGTCGACGGCCGACGTCATCAAGCATTGCAGAGCGTTCGAGGCTTTGAAGCTTCGTCGTATTGTGCCGAATTTTGGGCGCCTGGCGAATGTCACCTCCATCGCCAGCGTTGACGTCGCTGCTCCAGTGTCAGTGGCTGACATGATTCGCCAAATTGCGCGCGAGGAACTCCTCCGGTATCAAGACCCTGTGCGCCGGGATGACGCCCAGGAAGATGGTTGCGCATTGCAGGCAGAGCCCGCAACACCATCTACTTCTTGGGTTCCAGCTGGCGTTTCGCAGAACTTTGCCGATCAGAAACCCCGCGAGGTACAGTCTGCCTACCAGTCTGTGGGAAGACGGCGTGCCTACACAGGCGACTTGGCGCGACAACAGCCTCGAGATGATTACAACCAACGTTCTGACCACGCTTGGCAAGCATCATACGTTGATCGCTGGCGCCCGCCACCTGTGTGTTACCGCTGTGGCACGACCGGACATATACCCCGATACTGCCGCCGACGAGGCCCGATGCAACCAGACCATCGCCTGTGGCCGAACACTTCCCTCAACTCCGATGCGGACGTTCAGCACCCAACGCCAACATCCTCTTGGGGTAGATACCGTGCGGCATTGCTGCGAAACACCTCGCCTGCCTCCGACCGCAGCCTGACACCACCACCttcacgtcaacgacgctcaccaTCTCCTCGACGCCACTCGCCTCCTTCGGGAAAGTAG